The stretch of DNA CCTGGCTATGGCGATGTGGACGATCAGTTTAACCGCTTCACGGACTGCTTTTGTCGTGGGGTTAATCGGCCTTCTCTATGTGGGGTTTACCTTCAGCCATTTGACAAAGAGGATGAAAATACTGCTCGTTTTGTTTTTGGCAGTAGGTGTTACATATGGTATTCAGTCGGTACCAGCCGAGTCCTTAAAGCGTATTGAAACGATTGGAGAAGATGTCGGACAGGGTGATTTAAACGGCCGGGGAGCTTTCTGGGCCGCTGGTTTTACGATGGTTGAGGAGCAGCCGTTGATTGGTATCGGTGCGGGTGCTTATCCAAGAGAGATGGAGATTCTGATCGATAAACATGATTTGAGCCATAATACACCGCTTGCCGTTCTTGCGGAAACGGGGATCATCGGGCTGCTTCTGTTTCTCAGTATCATTGTTTCCTTTGTTTACACGGCTTCGAAAACATCTTATCTGGAGGCGGTGCTGTTTTTAAGCCTGCTCGCTGTCTGGGGACTCTCGACCATGTTTTTAACGTGGGAAATGCGCAAGCCGACCTGGCTGCTGTTTGGGCTTATCGCTCTTGAATCAGCCAAATGGCAGGTGCGTCCCGCCCTTTTATTCGCAAAACGCATTCAATTTGTAAGGGAGTGACCTCTAGTGGTGCCGATTCTGTTTTTAATTACCGGGTTAAACACCGGTGGTGCTGAAATGCAGGTATACCAAGTGATTAAAACGCTCCGTGCTCAAAAGCCCATTTACCGGCCGATTGTCGTTTCTCTTCTGCCGCCGGGCCAGGTAGGCCAAAAGCTTGAGCAGGAAAACATACCGGTCTATTCGCTTGAAATGGAACGGGGACGCCCAAGCATGATGGCAATTGTAAGGCTCAATCAGATTATCAAAAAAGAAAACATTCAGCTTATTCATTCACATATGTACCATGCCAATCTGCTCGGGCGGCTGATCAAATTTCTTCATCCTGACATCAAGCTTGTGAATACGATTCATAACATCCATATTGGCGGCCGAAATCGGGAGCGGATGCTGCGGCTGACCAACCGTCTGGCTGATTCCGTGACGATTATCAGCGAAACAGCGAGAACATATTTTGTTGAGTCAGGAACAGTCCGTCCTGAGAAGCTTTTGTTTTTGCCTAACGGAGTCAATACGAAGCTTTATCAGGAGAAGCCGGGTGCAGGAGAAGCGATCAAACGGGAGCTGCAGCTGCCGGACACAGCGTTTACCTGGCTTGCGGTCGGGCGGTTTGATGAGCAGAAAAACTATCCCAATCTTCTTCAAGCATTTCAGCGTGTTGTACAAAAGGAGCCGGATACTGTGCTGCTGATTGCCGGTGTGGGCCCGCTTTTAGATCAAACGAAGAAGCTGGCTGCTGATCTCGGACTCTCAAGCCGGGTGCGCTTTCTCGGCTACCGGACAGATATCCCCGATATGATGAGTGCCGCAGACGCGTACGTGATGTCGTCAGATTGGGAAGGGATGCCGCTTGTGCTTCAGGAAGCATCATCAGTCGGACTGCCGATTGTCTGCACGGATGTCGGCGGAAACAAAGAAGTTGTCATTGAAGGGGAAACCGGTTTTATCGTTCAGCCTAAAAGTTCTTTTGCTCTGGCAGAAGGCATGCTCCGTCTTCTTCGGATGGACCCGGAAAGCCGGACACAAATGGGGGAGGCAGGAAAAGACTATATGCAGTCTACTTTTGAAATGGACCGGGTTGCTGAAAAATGGCATGCCCTGTATAAACAGGTGCTTGAGCCGCAAATACAGATTGTATAAGGGGGACAGCGTATGAGGGAGCAATCAGTTCGGCCAAAGGCAGCATTCGTTGCCTCTGTTTACCGGCACTTGGCTGCATTTCATATTCCATACATGAAATGGTTCCAGCTGAATGGATTTGATGTACATGCCTATGCTCTTCCGGATCACGGGAAAGAAGAAGTGGAACGGATCGGGGTTGTTTGTCACGATATTCCTTTTCAGCGGTCTCCATTTCAAGCGGATAACCTCCGGGCATTGAAACAGCTGACGGACAGCTTTCAAGAAGAAAGCTTTCAAGTGGTGCACGTTCATACGCCGGTAGCGAGCGTATTGGGGCGCATCGCCGCAAAGCGAAGCAGCGTTCCGACGGTTTTGTATACAGCCCACGGCTTCCACTTTTTTAAAGGCGCTCCGCTGAAAAACTGGCTGACCTTTTACCCGGTGGAACGGATCATGGCGAAATACACCGATTACCTGATTACAATGAACGACGAGGATTTCACCCGGGCCAAGCGTTTTCCTGTTAAACAGGAAGTGCTGTTTGTAAAAGGAGTCGGTGTGGATCGAAGCGGATTCAGCAGCCAAAGTGAACAGCGCCGGCAGGAAACAAGAGGGAAGCTCGGCATTAGTGATGACGGCTTTGTCATTGCCTGCGTGGCAGAACTGAGCGCGCGAAAAAACCAGGTGCAGCTTCTTGAAGCACTTCATCAGCTGAACACGAGTGTACCCGTTACATGCCTGCTTGTCGGGAATGGAGAGGCGGAGGAAGACCTGAAAGCCATCGTTAAACGAGACGGTCTTTCGGAGAGAGTACAGTTTCTGGGCTTCCGGAAGGATATACCGGAACTGATTGAAGCAGCCGATGCCATTACGCTTTTATCAAAGCAGGAAGGCCTGCCGCGTGCCCTAATGGAAGGACTTGCGGCTGGAAAACCGATCATCACGACCAATGTAAGGGGGAACCGTGATTTAGTGATCCACGGGGAAAACGGGTATGTGGTCGAGCTTGGCAATGTAAAGGAAACGGTATGGGCGCTGGAGCAGCTGATCAGCCGGCCGGATGAGCGGAAAAAGATGGGGATGAAAAGCCGTGAGCTGTCCTGCCAATATGATGAGGCGTTTATTTTAAAAGAAATGTCACACCTTTACGAAAAAGCGACGCAGCGTGTGGCGTATGGGGTTGGACAGGAGGAGATCGGATGATTCAGCTTGCAGTAAAAAGAGGCCTGGACACGCTGGTTGCTCTAACGGCTTTAATCATGCTGTCTGGTGTCCTGTGTTTAATCAGTCTTGCGATCAAATTAGATTCAAAAGGGCCGGTTTTATTTAAGCAGGAACGGCTGGGCAAAGACGGGCGCGTTTTTTTGATTTACAAGTTTAGAACCATGATTGTAGGAGCGGAAAGCAAAGGAAGAGGGATCTTTCAAAGTGAAAACGATGATCGTATCACCAAGGTAGGCCGGCTGCTGCGAAAAACGAGCCTTGATGAGTTGCCGCAGCTGTTTAATATTTTAAAAGGCGAAATGAGCTTTATCGGTCCGCGGCCGCCGCTGACGTACTACCCGTATCCGGCTGACGGCTATTCGGATGAACAGAAAATCCGCTTCCGCTTTTTGCCTGGCATGACAGGATACGCCCAGGTGATGGGGCGGAATTCATTAAGATGGGAGGAAAAAATCCACTACGACGTAGATTACGTGGACAATTACAGCCTTGGACTGGATTTGAAAATATTCATTTTAACGATTTATAAAATCGTCCAACAAGAGCATGTGCATCATCCGGAGACGTCAGATTTAAAACAGGCCGACGAAAAAGTGTAACAGCAGAAAAAAGGAGGCATCTTTATGATCGAGGAAACAACCGCCTACGAGCTGCTGAGCAGCAGGGAAGGGGACAGGTGGAACAGACTTGTAGAGTCATGCGAATCATATGATGTATTTTCTCTGGCAGATTACCTGGCGCTTTATGAACAGCGCGGCGAAGGAAGTGCACGGCTGTTTGTTTACGAGGAAAGCAGCAATCGCTACGTGCTGTACCCGTTTCTGCTCCGGGATATTCCGGAGCGAGTAGGCGGGGAAACATATTTTGATATTATCACCCCTTACGGATACGGGGGGCCTCTTTATTCCGGCCGGGCTGCCAAAAACGATTTGGCCTTTAACAGGCGCTTCCGGGAAACATTCAGCCGCTATTGCCGGTTGGAAGGCATCGTGAGCGAATTTATCCGATTTCATCCCTATCAGGACAATGAGCAGGCAATTCAGGACCACATGGTTGTGTCAGACGTGGGGGACATTGTCTACAATAACCTGCTTTTGCCCGAAGAAGACATTTGGGCCGATACCGCTCCAAGCAAAAAAAGGCGTATTAAGAAAAGTAAAAAAAATGGGGTCGCCGTCCAGTTTACAGAGGGAACAGACGTTACAGCAGCAGATATCGAAATGTTTCACACGATGTATACAGAAACGATGGATAAAAAACATGCATCACCTTTTTATTACTTTCCACTTCCCTTTTTAAACAATTATTTTCAAGCGCTCGCGCCCTATATTACTCTGGCATGGTCCATCCATGACGGTCAGCCCGTTGCTGCGAATCTTATTTTGAAGACGGGGGAATTTGCAACCATCCATTTGAGTGCGTCTGTAAAAGAGCATCTGCCGCTTTGCCCGAACTGCCGCCTGCGCTATGCATGCATTCTTTGGGCGAAAGAAAATGGATTTACGGTGCTGGACCACGGAGGAGGAAAAGAAAAAGGGGATTCCCTATTTGCTTATAAAAGGCAATTTTCAAAGAATCTGCTTACGTACAAAACAGGTAAAAAAATTCATTTAACAGATATATACGAATCACTGGCCAGCCGGCTGCCCGGCCGACTTGAAAGGGAGAGGGCAGACTTTTTTCCGGAGTATCGTAAAGCCGCCTTACATTAGGGGGCGAGCTAAGAAAAAGTAACGGAGCTGAAAGGACCCACAACATTCACTGTACGGAAAGGGGAATGATCTATGTTTTTAGTGAAGAAAAAACCAATGCTGACAGCGGGAAGCCTTTTGATTGCCTCAAGTGTAATGGCGGGTTTCGCTTATAACAAAAAATATTCACCGGCGATTTGGTCGATTCATGTATCGAAGACGGACGTTCCCATCACCCGGCTGGATCAGGCGGCTGACTTCCAGACGCCGGCTTTGACGCCGGAAGACGTAACGGATGTACCAGCGGTTTTTGTTGCAGATCCGTTTTTAATGCAGGACGAAAACGGCTATTGCTTATTTTTTGAAGTGATGAACGGCGAAACGGAACGGGGAGAAATCGGGCTGGCGACAAGCGAGGACGGAGAAACATGGGTGTATGACCGAATTGTTTTGAAAGAAGATGTTCATCTTTCTTATCCGCACGTGATTAAGCAGGGAGACGACTATTATATGATTCCGGAGTCGGTGGAGGCAGAAGGAATCTATCTTTATAAAGCTGCTTCTTTTCCGCATGAATGGCAGCAGGTGAAAAAGCTGGTCAGTGGTGACTATACAGATGCTTCTCTTTTCCAGTACAACCACAAATGGTGGATGTATGCCGCCGGGCTTGACAATAAAACGCTTTATTTGTTTTGGGCGGATGAGCTTGAGGGAGAATGGAGGCCGCACCCGAAAAGCCCGCTTATCAAAAATGACAAAAGCAATTCAAGACCAGCGGGGCGTGTGGTGATCGAAGACGGCCGCATATACCGGTATGCGCAGGACGACGGCCCGTATTATGGACATTCGATTAAAGGCTTTGAGGTTACACACCTTTCTGAAGCAGGCTACGAGGAAAAAGAGATTGGTGTTCTTCTAAAAGGAAGCGGCATTGAAGGAGACTGGCGGCAGGACGGCATGCACCATATTGATCATCTCAAGCTTGCCGGGGGAGGATGGCTGGCTGCCGTAGACGGCCATCGGTTCAATCATCAAAATTATATTCTTTGGAAGGTTAAGAGCATGTTTCGTTAAAAGGAGGCGAAGGCAATGAAGGAGCGCGATGTAATGCTTATGCCTGTGCGAAGCGAGGATGTGCCCCTGGTGGCTAAATGGACAGAGGAATGGCTTGGCACTGCTCATCCGCTGGCCTATTCATTAACGATTTTTTCAAGTCCCGGCTACACGGACTTTCTACAGAACCAGCTGAAGAGCGAGCAGAAGACGGCAGGCTCTACGCATCTGATCGGCGCTTATGACGGGGGTCAGATGCTCGGCTTTATTGAACTGAGGCAGGCACCGGACCAGCTTTTTATTAATAATTTTTGTGTGAAAAAAGAAGCGCGCGGCCGGCAAATCGGTGAGCGGCTGCTTCAGTACACAGAACAGCTTGCAAAGAGCGTCGGCGCTTCAACGGTTGGTTTGGACTGTTTTGTATGGAACGGGCGGGCGCTCGATAAATACGCTGAATCTGGATTCCGCGAAACGAGCCGCGTGCACTGGTACACAAGACAAAACGAGTGGGGAAGCCAGACGCCGGTAGAGTTTGAGATAAAGAACGGGCAGGAAGCGGATGCCCATCAGCATGCCTTCGGTTTTTCGAGGCTTCATGTGCAGACAGAAAAAGGGGTCATGGCTGTAAACCGTTTAAAAGACAGCTATTTTCGTTTATCGATTCATGAAAAAAATCCAGAATACTTCAACATTCTTTCACAGCTGGACCAGAGCCGTACACTCTTTTTAATTGGTTCAGAAGAAGCGGCAGAAAAGGGATGGAACAAAGCCAGTGAAAGTGTAAGGTTCGAAAAAAAGATCGGCTAAAATCATTAAATGAGGTGAAGGAATGGTATTCAAAGTATTGGGCATTTCGGAAAAAGATGAGTGGCAGGCATATATGGCAAAACTTCCGCGGGCGGATATTTATTTTACAGCGGAGTACTGTCAAATTTACGAGAATAATGGAGAAGGAAAGGCGCAGCTGTTTGTGTATGAAGACGGGGATGCATGCATTTGTTATCCGTATTTGCTTCGGGAAATTGACAGCTGGATGCTTGGCCCGGATGAGCAAGGCACGCTTTATGATATTACGACGCCTTATGGGTACGGAGGGCCGCTGTCCAATATTCAAGATGAACAGGAACGGAAAATACATTATGAAATTTTTCAGCAGTTGTTTGGTGAATACTGCAAATCGCACAATATTGTTGCGGAATTTGTCCGGTTTCATCCTCTGATCCATAACGAACGGGATTATCAAAGTGTTTCTCCTATTTTAAACCGGAACACTGTCAGCCTGACGCTGCAGGAAGATGAAGCAGCACTGATGGACAGCCTGCGAAACAAAGGGCGCAACCGGGTAAAGTATGCGATGAAGCAAGGGTTACAAGTAACGCAGGAAGGGCTGGATCACCTCGGATGGTTTGCTGAAAACTATGCGAAAACGATGGAGAAAAATCAGGCTGACAGCTATTATTACTTTAATGAGTCATTTTTCCGCGATACGATAGAGCTGCTTGAAGGCAATATCACCACGTTTGCCGTCCGTTATGAAGGTGAAGTGATTGCCTCGTGCATGTTTATGCATTATAACGATTACGTTTCTTATCATTTAACAGGTTCGAAGCAGGAATATCTGCACCTGGCACCGTCAAATCTGCTTGTCTGGCACGCAGCCGCCTGGTTCGGCAAGCTCGGCTATAAGTCGCTTCACCTTGGCGGAGGATACCGGGATGATGATGATCTGCTTCGCTTTAAGCGCAACTTTACAAAAAATCCGCTGCTTGACTTTTATATTGGAAAGAAAATTCATATTCCCGAGCAATATGAGCGGCTGACAAAAGGAATAGACATAGCCGGAGACTTTTTCCCGCTGTACCGCCATCCTGCCGTTCAGAAAATAAGCGTATAAAAAACGGCGCCTTCTGGGCGCCGTTTCAGTGTGTAGACAAATAAAGTTTATTGCTAAAGGATTTCTTTTGTTTCTTTTTTATGCAAGGCGTGCAGGCGGATGGGATGAGAGCCGATAAGGCGGCGGATACGCGGCTTCGCTTTCCATGGGGCAGGCGCTGAGCCCGTCTTTGCCGCCGTGCGGCCCAGCCGGTCTCAGCCGGCCCGCTAGTCCCATAGGAGTCTTCGCCGCACACCCGCCGCCTGTGCGGTTGAACAAGGCTGCACAGTTTAATGGATACACTTGCCCTATCACCAAAGCGGTAGAAGCGTATGTAGAAATGCCCTCTTTGCTGATTTTTCGAAACAAATGGGGAAGCCGGCCGGACGAAGACTCCTGCGGGATGCACAGTGAATCGGGAGACCCCGCAGGCGCGTGCGCTGAGGAGGCTCCCGCACTGCCCGCGGAAAGCGAAGTCCGGCCGGCTTCCCTTATCGGCTCTTTTAAGAAGCGATGTTTCTCGAAAAGTCTCCTGTCCGTTTTTGGCGGTGAAAACTTTCATAAAAAAAGACTGACGACTTTGTCGACAGTCTCAAACGGCACCTTATGGGCGCCGTTTTTTCAGTAAAGGATATAGTAGCCGGCAAGTTTGGCATATTCTTTCCAAACCATCCGCTTGCTTTCCTCATCATTCCACCAGTCTGACAGAGTATAACGAGAAGGGGTAGGAGCGTAAGAAAGAGAGATATCGCTGTCTCGAAAAACCTTTTCAAAAATAAATTTGGTCCGGCGCATATGGTAATCACTTGTGACAATAATAGCGGAAGTGCTGCCGCGGTGCTGGAGAAGTTCTTTCGTATAAGTAGCGTTTGTATAGGTGCTGTGAGCCTGTTCCTCGGCAATCACATGTTCTTCTGGGACACCAAGTGCCGCTGCTTCTTGTACAGTAAATGTGCCAGTATTGGCCCGTGATAGAACAATATCATCTCCGTAGCCGTCTTTCCACAGCCGGACGCCTGCTGCGATCCGTTCCGTTCCCGGGCTGAGAACGACAATGGCATCGGAACGCTTCGGTTTTTCTTCTACCGTTAAAAAAGAGCCGGCTTTCCATAAAAAAGCGGCAAGAAGGCCGGCTCCAAAGAGTAAGAAGCCGGCCCAAAGCCATCTTTTTTGAACCATTCCTTTCACTAGAAATTCCTCCTTTAATCGTCCCCATTTCTTTTTACGGTATTGCCGCTTACGTCTGAAGAACCAACGGCTTTTAAGTCAAGGCCGGTACTTTTGTTGTTTGTAATCTCGTTATCTTTGATGGACGCGTCCGTGACGTCTGCCACTGACACACCGTACTCGCCGTTTTGCTTCACTTTGTTCGATTCAACAGTGATGCCGCTTTGGTCATTCAGGCCGCCCCAAATCGAAATGCCCGTTTTCTTGTTATAGCGGACCACATTTTTAACAAGCTCGTTTTGTCCAACATGGTTCATTAAAGAAATGCCCTCTGTTTTGTTTTTCTGAATGGTATTGCCGCTAATCCGATTGGCGGTAGAAAAGTTGATAAAAATACCGACTTTGTTTTCAGTAATCGTGTTGTTGACTACCTCGTTATCATGCGCCTTGCCGACATCCTGGCTGCCGCCGATATAAACGCCGCCTTCTTTGTTATGCGTAATTTTATTTTTTTCGGCCCTATTGCCGCTCGCATAAACGAATGCAAGACCGTATCCATCATTGTTTGACAGGGTATTGCCTGTTAAAAGAACATCTTCGAGCGGCAGGTCAAATGGCGGATCACGCTCTAAGTCAATGCCTGCTGCCGGTTCGGTGCCATTTGTTTTGGAAAACGTACTGTTCTTAACAGTAATATCTTTTCCGGCTGTAATCGACAAGCCCTGCCGCCGATTGTTATGGCCCGTTACCCGGTCGATTGTAATGCGGACGGGATAAGTGCCCCGGCTGGCGTCTCCTTCGATAATAAATCCGTCGCCCCAGAAATCTTTCGCTGTTACGTTAGAGATACGCACATTATAGGAACTTCCTGCAATAAATACACCGTGGCCAAATTCCCCTTCAGTGTCTTCGTGTTCATACCGGTCGCCAATCAGCGTGCCGCCTTTAATGGTAATGTCATGCTGATTGTAAATGGTGAAAACACGGTAAATCGGAGAGCTGTTTGGAATGCTTTGCAGGGCAGCCCGCTTATCGAGCCGGATGTCCGACCCGCTTGGTATAACTAAAGAGCCGGTTTCAGGGTCTGTATTAATGTGAAAAGTACCCGCCGGGATTCGGACAATTCCTTTTCCATCGCCTGCCTCATCAATTGCAGCTTGAATAGCTTCTGTGTCATCTTTTCCATCATCCGGTATGGCGCCGAAATCCGTCACATGAATGTCAGGCAAAGACGAATCCGGCGGATTTTCCTCGATTTGAAGAATGACGCCGATCAGAAAAAACAGGAGAGCAGTCACACTTCCGAAAAAAAGAACCAGCGGCAGCAGTCCATTTTTGGTATATCTGAGAGAGGACATCTGCCACATATCAGTTCACTTTCACCGATGGTGCATCGAGTTTTTTTGCAGACGCCGATGCCGGCTGCTTTTGGCGGATGCCGACTTTTCCAACCATATAAGCGCCAAATGGCAGTTTGTTAAACAAGTAAATCGTGCCGGCACACAGGCCGATGCAGGTGAAAAACAGTCCCGGAACAGTGACAGCTGGCGGAAGTTCTTCCCATGCAAAGGATAGAGCCGCAAAAACAGCCAGGTAAAACGGATGAAACAAATAAATGCCAAACGAATATTGGCTTACCCAGGTAAAAAAGCTGGGAATCCGCTTGAGCAGCATAGCGTGAGAATAAAGAAAGAGAATCATGCTGACGGTGAAAAGCAGCATGTCCACCCGCTTAGACGATACAATCGGCATAATGCCGGCGTGGTAAAGCGAAATAGACAGCGTGCCGCTTGCGATAACGGCTGCGGTTGTCCAGTGGCGGAAGCGGGCGAGCAAAGCGGTGAACGATTCGATATAGCAGCCGCTGTAAAAAGCGAGCGTAAAGTAAAAGACCCAGCCTAAAAACGGAACCCAGTAGTATTGCCACCATATATAGTCGGCGAATGGAATGTTAAGCGGCGGCACAAAATTGAAAAACGATAAGTAGGCGGCGTTTACGAGAAACGAACCGATGAGCATTTTTTTAGGAGACGCTTTTTTTAAGTATGAATGGAATAATAGGTGAAGTGCATAAAATTGAAAGATAATTAAAATAAAATAGCCATGGAAATCACCGAGCAGCAGATGGCGCCACGTATAAGTGAAAAACGCTTCCCCGAAGCCGGAACCCGTTCCCGTCTGCTGGAATGCTTTAGAGGCCGCGTAAAAAATACCGAAGAAGATGTAAGGCAAAAAGATGTAGAGAATCCGGCTGCGCCAGAACGAGGTCATCGGACGGCTGCGGTAGGAGTACGCGATAATAAATTCCGAAATAAACACAAAAGCGGGCGTACCAAAAGTGAGCAGGACACTAAAGCCATTTACAGCTTCGCTGCTGTCAAGATACACCCGGTCTAATACGTGCAGCAAAAGAATGCTGAGGCAGGCTATGCTCCGCAGCAAAAACATTTCGTTTACAAGCGTTCGGTTTTGTTTCACAGTCATCCCTCCTATATAATTCGCTCATTCTTGTTGGAGAACAAATTGTTCGTTATAGAGAATTTTACTATGATGAAGGGGAAAAGTAAAGTTCTTTCAAATGGGAGAAGCAGCTTCTTTATTCAAGGTTGTCAACTAAATGCTGATCAAATCTGACGATATTGATTTTTCAGAAAATACTTGTAAAAGGTGTTTTGATTCATTAAGATGGAAGTGTCAAATGAATATACGCGGATGACGGCTGAGGGAGAGTGCATACATGCCGCCGACGGAGCAAGTTTCAAAAGCCTTGAAACGAATCTCTCAGGTACAAGGACCTCAATCGGACGCAGCTCTGGAGAGAGCATGGCGCATAGTCATGCCACCAAAGGGGAAAATCCAGATTGGATTAAGCTCTCAGGTAAACGGACAGAGAAAAGGATCACACCTTTTCTCTGTCTTTTTTTTGGACCAAAACGATCAACGGGGGTGCTT from Domibacillus sp. DTU_2020_1001157_1_SI_ALB_TIR_016 encodes:
- a CDS encoding O-antigen ligase family protein, with the translated sequence MRHIPFLFLLLTIFAIPWENAVVLPGLGTIVRPIGILAFLLTALLVVKNGTYRKLAPIHYALLIFILWSGLSIIWSVDPELTLTRIKTYAQLFIMIWLIWELVRTEAQMNIVLQAYVLGAWVAVASTVFNFLTADQVMYGRYSANGFDPNDLGVMLALGIPIAWYLFMKQKNWFFRLSNAAYLAMAMWTISLTASRTAFVVGLIGLLYVGFTFSHLTKRMKILLVLFLAVGVTYGIQSVPAESLKRIETIGEDVGQGDLNGRGAFWAAGFTMVEEQPLIGIGAGAYPREMEILIDKHDLSHNTPLAVLAETGIIGLLLFLSIIVSFVYTASKTSYLEAVLFLSLLAVWGLSTMFLTWEMRKPTWLLFGLIALESAKWQVRPALLFAKRIQFVRE
- a CDS encoding glycosyltransferase; the protein is MVPILFLITGLNTGGAEMQVYQVIKTLRAQKPIYRPIVVSLLPPGQVGQKLEQENIPVYSLEMERGRPSMMAIVRLNQIIKKENIQLIHSHMYHANLLGRLIKFLHPDIKLVNTIHNIHIGGRNRERMLRLTNRLADSVTIISETARTYFVESGTVRPEKLLFLPNGVNTKLYQEKPGAGEAIKRELQLPDTAFTWLAVGRFDEQKNYPNLLQAFQRVVQKEPDTVLLIAGVGPLLDQTKKLAADLGLSSRVRFLGYRTDIPDMMSAADAYVMSSDWEGMPLVLQEASSVGLPIVCTDVGGNKEVVIEGETGFIVQPKSSFALAEGMLRLLRMDPESRTQMGEAGKDYMQSTFEMDRVAEKWHALYKQVLEPQIQIV
- a CDS encoding glycosyltransferase family 4 protein; this encodes MREQSVRPKAAFVASVYRHLAAFHIPYMKWFQLNGFDVHAYALPDHGKEEVERIGVVCHDIPFQRSPFQADNLRALKQLTDSFQEESFQVVHVHTPVASVLGRIAAKRSSVPTVLYTAHGFHFFKGAPLKNWLTFYPVERIMAKYTDYLITMNDEDFTRAKRFPVKQEVLFVKGVGVDRSGFSSQSEQRRQETRGKLGISDDGFVIACVAELSARKNQVQLLEALHQLNTSVPVTCLLVGNGEAEEDLKAIVKRDGLSERVQFLGFRKDIPELIEAADAITLLSKQEGLPRALMEGLAAGKPIITTNVRGNRDLVIHGENGYVVELGNVKETVWALEQLISRPDERKKMGMKSRELSCQYDEAFILKEMSHLYEKATQRVAYGVGQEEIG
- a CDS encoding sugar transferase — encoded protein: MIQLAVKRGLDTLVALTALIMLSGVLCLISLAIKLDSKGPVLFKQERLGKDGRVFLIYKFRTMIVGAESKGRGIFQSENDDRITKVGRLLRKTSLDELPQLFNILKGEMSFIGPRPPLTYYPYPADGYSDEQKIRFRFLPGMTGYAQVMGRNSLRWEEKIHYDVDYVDNYSLGLDLKIFILTIYKIVQQEHVHHPETSDLKQADEKV
- a CDS encoding GNAT family N-acetyltransferase, whose translation is MIEETTAYELLSSREGDRWNRLVESCESYDVFSLADYLALYEQRGEGSARLFVYEESSNRYVLYPFLLRDIPERVGGETYFDIITPYGYGGPLYSGRAAKNDLAFNRRFRETFSRYCRLEGIVSEFIRFHPYQDNEQAIQDHMVVSDVGDIVYNNLLLPEEDIWADTAPSKKRRIKKSKKNGVAVQFTEGTDVTAADIEMFHTMYTETMDKKHASPFYYFPLPFLNNYFQALAPYITLAWSIHDGQPVAANLILKTGEFATIHLSASVKEHLPLCPNCRLRYACILWAKENGFTVLDHGGGKEKGDSLFAYKRQFSKNLLTYKTGKKIHLTDIYESLASRLPGRLERERADFFPEYRKAALH
- a CDS encoding GNAT family N-acetyltransferase: MKERDVMLMPVRSEDVPLVAKWTEEWLGTAHPLAYSLTIFSSPGYTDFLQNQLKSEQKTAGSTHLIGAYDGGQMLGFIELRQAPDQLFINNFCVKKEARGRQIGERLLQYTEQLAKSVGASTVGLDCFVWNGRALDKYAESGFRETSRVHWYTRQNEWGSQTPVEFEIKNGQEADAHQHAFGFSRLHVQTEKGVMAVNRLKDSYFRLSIHEKNPEYFNILSQLDQSRTLFLIGSEEAAEKGWNKASESVRFEKKIG
- a CDS encoding GNAT family N-acetyltransferase, yielding MVFKVLGISEKDEWQAYMAKLPRADIYFTAEYCQIYENNGEGKAQLFVYEDGDACICYPYLLREIDSWMLGPDEQGTLYDITTPYGYGGPLSNIQDEQERKIHYEIFQQLFGEYCKSHNIVAEFVRFHPLIHNERDYQSVSPILNRNTVSLTLQEDEAALMDSLRNKGRNRVKYAMKQGLQVTQEGLDHLGWFAENYAKTMEKNQADSYYYFNESFFRDTIELLEGNITTFAVRYEGEVIASCMFMHYNDYVSYHLTGSKQEYLHLAPSNLLVWHAAAWFGKLGYKSLHLGGGYRDDDDLLRFKRNFTKNPLLDFYIGKKIHIPEQYERLTKGIDIAGDFFPLYRHPAVQKISV
- a CDS encoding YdcF family protein, with the translated sequence MVQKRWLWAGFLLFGAGLLAAFLWKAGSFLTVEEKPKRSDAIVVLSPGTERIAAGVRLWKDGYGDDIVLSRANTGTFTVQEAAALGVPEEHVIAEEQAHSTYTNATYTKELLQHRGSTSAIIVTSDYHMRRTKFIFEKVFRDSDISLSYAPTPSRYTLSDWWNDEESKRMVWKEYAKLAGYYILY
- a CDS encoding nitrous oxide reductase family maturation protein NosD — protein: MWQMSSLRYTKNGLLPLVLFFGSVTALLFFLIGVILQIEENPPDSSLPDIHVTDFGAIPDDGKDDTEAIQAAIDEAGDGKGIVRIPAGTFHINTDPETGSLVIPSGSDIRLDKRAALQSIPNSSPIYRVFTIYNQHDITIKGGTLIGDRYEHEDTEGEFGHGVFIAGSSYNVRISNVTAKDFWGDGFIIEGDASRGTYPVRITIDRVTGHNNRRQGLSITAGKDITVKNSTFSKTNGTEPAAGIDLERDPPFDLPLEDVLLTGNTLSNNDGYGLAFVYASGNRAEKNKITHNKEGGVYIGGSQDVGKAHDNEVVNNTITENKVGIFINFSTANRISGNTIQKNKTEGISLMNHVGQNELVKNVVRYNKKTGISIWGGLNDQSGITVESNKVKQNGEYGVSVADVTDASIKDNEITNNKSTGLDLKAVGSSDVSGNTVKRNGDD
- a CDS encoding acyltransferase family protein, with product MKQNRTLVNEMFLLRSIACLSILLLHVLDRVYLDSSEAVNGFSVLLTFGTPAFVFISEFIIAYSYRSRPMTSFWRSRILYIFLPYIFFGIFYAASKAFQQTGTGSGFGEAFFTYTWRHLLLGDFHGYFILIIFQFYALHLLFHSYLKKASPKKMLIGSFLVNAAYLSFFNFVPPLNIPFADYIWWQYYWVPFLGWVFYFTLAFYSGCYIESFTALLARFRHWTTAAVIASGTLSISLYHAGIMPIVSSKRVDMLLFTVSMILFLYSHAMLLKRIPSFFTWVSQYSFGIYLFHPFYLAVFAALSFAWEELPPAVTVPGLFFTCIGLCAGTIYLFNKLPFGAYMVGKVGIRQKQPASASAKKLDAPSVKVN